A window of the Gossypium hirsutum isolate 1008001.06 chromosome A05, Gossypium_hirsutum_v2.1, whole genome shotgun sequence genome harbors these coding sequences:
- the LOC107927563 gene encoding nuclear pore complex protein NUP1 isoform X8, translating into MATAREEGNPYDGAQGAGGKFKKRLFRRTTKTTPYDRPPTSIRNPSGSSNENGWLSKLVDPARRLVTSSAHRLFASVFTKRLPPPPPPTPQLLDSETNREPTENQLDTTSTVPPVVQGDIIECENPTNHSDKGGVAELEEILKQKTFTRSEIDLLTSLLRSRTVDITGVNEEKKSEMIPVVSHDKKEDFLETPVRENGTENHLISTPVARSTVPDEDVASPAELAKAYMGSRPSKVSTSMHGLQNQVPRRDLSSPSNRIFPSKSSMMSLVPRSSGHVGSLGNSFMTPRSRGRSAIYSMARTPYSRVNSSTLIKGTWEHNRISGSGQGVLKRRSSVLDNDIGSVGPIRRIRQKSNLFSSRNLTLPASAAPLSVHVVGTSSAGLDTLAETGGNSSPGISFTTVPSKSSQMASKIFQQLEMLVSPGEKSPSMLSPSMLRGQARKNFSNVDSSKFLENVHDSSKDYLDLDDGDYSIGATPARFGEWRERADNSVNGSAAVNRNPGMRTSNGSPVVEKNSSITFPVVQVANSSVQSAFLGSQSTQAAKEDAFSTESNASPMVSIVEKVAPVPSDAAVTTFGFASRNVGEVLSITGSSGVKLAKSSDQELDYSSSFATTAPGVTNHLSEKTDRGSTMNGIFRTPETALTSAVSTSNFKFGASADGSAVNNGSFSSSSFSFSSPVASLVPINGRSSSSATATNNDSPATATTSASATVNPTICHTSIPSVETSIPSFTASPVFKFSSSGDPSTSGEATKSKTQDTSLGNVGIFPSSSTFAFTCSGSSAVSSTTGTTAVFTSSGNSSFSGTSSTITNSGSGFFSSTFTTVMGTGSSIFGSSYSTISTGSSIFGGTSMPVAGTGNSTFSTKSAIKGSGSNIFGFGAPAAPTSTALTQGLNPFNAADNQASAAGTGIGSSTHSTPIQFSSSASSPSFGLAGNATFSSGSSIFGSSASVAKPFSSGASFGISSSSLETNSLNSSSGIAGGAFGSNWQAPKTPTFGSSSGFSFGSSTSVSAPSIAPTIFGLSTGASSSSIFSFTSAAAATPSQPVFGNTSPGLVFGSTPSSNNDQMEDSMAEDTVQASPTVVTFSQQPISSPASGFVFGASNPSGAGSVQFGGQTSIGAPQNPSPFLASGSVEFGAGGSFSLGTGGSDKSARKFVKVRKQRRDKSS; encoded by the exons ATGGCGACGGCGCGTGAGGAGGGGAACCCCTACGACGGCGCACAAGGAGCAGGTGGAAAATTCAAAAAACGGCTGTTTCGGAGAACAACAAAAACTACGCCATACGATCGACCACCGACCTCAATAAGAAACCCCAGCGGTTCCAGCAATGAAAATGGTTGGTTATCGAAATTAGTGGATCCAGCGCGGAGGCTTGTTACTTCCAGTGCTCACAGGCTCTTCGCCTCCGTCTTTACGAAGCGCCTCCCTCCTCCGCCACCTCCTACACCGCAACTGCTGGACTCTG AGACTAATCGGGAACCAACGGAGAATCAACTGGACACAACTTCAACA GTTCCTCCTGTTGTGCAAGGAGACATCATAGAATGCGAGAATCCCACTAATCATTCCGATAAAGGTGGAGTTGCTGAACTTGAGGAAATTTTAAAGCAGAAGACTTTTACCAG ATCTGAAATTGATCTTTTGACAAGTTTACTGCGTTCAAGAACAGTTGATATTACTGGTGTTAATGAAGAAAAGAAGTCTGAAATGATCCCAGTGGTATCACATGACAAGAAAGAAGATTTTCTGGAGACCCCAGTTAGAGAAAATGGCACTGAGAACCATCTTATTTCAACACCTGTTGCCAGATCAACT GTTCCTGATGAGGATGTTGCTTCACCTGCTGAGCTTGCAAAAGCTTACATGGGTAGTAGGCCTTCAAAGGTATCCACATCAATGCATGGATTACAAAATCAAGTGCCTAGGAGAGATTTATCTTCACCGAGCAATAGAATCTTCCCTTCTAAGTCTTCCATGATGTCACTTGTGCCAAGATCTTCTGGCCATGTTGGGAGTCTTGGAAACAGTTTCATGACCCCAAGATCACGGGGCAGGTCTGCGATATATAGTATGGCACGAACACCTTATTCCAGAGTTAACTCATCAACTCTCATCAAG GGTACATGGGAGCACAATAGAATTTCTGGCTCCGGGCAGGGG GTTTTGAAGCGCAGGAGTTCAGTATTAGACAATGATATAGGATCAGTTGGCCCAATTCGGCGGATTCGTCAAAAATCAAATCTCTTTTCTTCAAGAAACTTGACTTTACCTGCTTCTGCTGCCCCTCTATCTGTGCATGTGGTTGGCACTAGTTCAGCTGGTTTAGATACTCTAGCTGAGACTGGGGGTAACAGCAGTCCTGGCATAAGTTTTACCACTGTTCCATCCAAGTCCAGTCAGATGGCTTCAAAAATATTCCAGCAACTGGAAATGTTGGTCTCCCCAGGGGAAAAATCACCCTCTATGTTGTCACCATCTATGCTACGTGGGCAGGCTCGTAAAAACTTTTCGAATGTAGATTCTTCAAAATTTCTGGAGAACGTGCATGATTCAAGTAAG GATTATCTGGATCTGGATGATGGTGACTATTCTATTGGAGCCACACCTGCTAGATTTGGTGAATGGAGGGAAAGGGCAGATAATTCTGTTAACGGAA GTGCTGCAGTCAATCGAAATCCTGGAATGAGAACATCTAATGGATCTCCAGTTGTTGAAAAGAATTCCAGTATTACTTTTCCAGTAGTACAGGTGGCCAACTCATCTGTGCAGTCAGCGTTTTTGGGATCTCAGTCAACTCAAGCAGCCAAAGAAGATGCTTTCTCTACAGAATCAAATGCTTCTCCTATGGTTAGCATTGTGGAGAAAGTTGCACCAGTGCCGTCAGATGCTGCTGTTACCACATTTGGCTTTGCCTCTAGAAATGTTGGTGAGGTTTTATCTATTACTGGATCTTCAGGTGTTAAGCTTGCCAAAAGTTCAGACCAAGAACTAGATTACTCAAGCAG CTTCGCCACTACAGCTCCTGGTGTAACCAATCACTTGTCAGAAAAAACTGATAGAGGAAGCACTATGAATGGGATCTTTAGGACACCTGAAACTGCACTCACCTCTGCTGTTTCAACATCTAACTTCAAGTTTGGTGCCTCAGCAGATGGTTCTGCTGTAAATAATGGGTCTTTTTCTTCTagttctttttcattctcttcaccAGTGGCTTCTCTAGTCCCAATTAATGGTCGAAGTTCATCCAGTGCAACTGCCACCAATAATGACTCTCCTGCTACTGCCACCACTTCTGCAAGTGCAACTGTGAATCCCACTATATGCCATACCAGCATCCCCTCTGTGGAGACTTCAATCCCTTCCTTTACAGCTTCACCTGTTTTCAAGTTTTCATCCTCTGGGGACCCATCAACTTCAGGGGAAGCAACCAAATCTAAGACCCAGGATACAAGTCTTGGCAATGTAGGGATTTTCCCTTCCAGTAGTACGTTTGCTTTTACTTGCTCTGGAAGTAGTGCTGTGAGCAGCACTACTGGTACAACAGCTGTATTCACGAGCTCTGGAAATAGCAGTTTCAGTGGTACATCTTCCACCATTACAAACTCTGGAAGTGGCTTTTTCAGCAGCACATTTACCACAGTGATGGGCACAGGCAGTAGTATCTTTGGCAGTTCATATTCAACTATAAGCACAGGTAGTAGCATTTTTGGGGGTACATCAATGCCAGTAGCTGGTACAGGAAATAGTACTTTTTCCACTAAATCTGCAATCAAGGGCTCTGGAAGCAACATCTTTGGATTTGGTGCTCCAGCTGCACCCACATCTACTGCACTGACTCAGGGTTTAAATCCTTTTAATGCTGCTGATAACCAAGCATCCGCAGCAGGAACTGGCATTGGTTCCTCAACCCATAGCACACCTATTCAGTTCTCTTCATCTGCATCATCTCCATCCTTTGGATTGGCTGGGAATGCAACCTTTTCCTCTGGCAGTTCAATTTTTGGGTCATCAGCATCAGTGGCTAAACCTTTTAGTTCAGGTGCAAGTTTTGGAATAAGTTCTTCCTCTTTAGAAACCAACTCTCTGAACTCTAGCAGTGGCATTGCTGGTGGTGCATTTGGTTCCAATTGGCAAGCCCCCAAGACACCCACATTTGGGTCATCATCGGGATTTTCCTTTGGATCATCAACTTCTGTTAGTGCTCCTAGCATTGCACCTACTATCTTTGGGTTATCCACCGGTGCCTCCTCAAGTTCCATATTTTCTTTCACTTCGGCAGCAGCTGCTACTCCATCACAGCCTGTGTTTGGTAACACTAGTCCGGGCTTGGTGTTTGGGTCAACACCCTCTAGTAATAATGATCAAATGGAAGATAGTATGGCAGAGGACACAGTTCAGGCTTCACCGACTGTTGTGACATTTAGTCAACAGCCAATCTCATCACCTGCTTCTGGGTTTGTTTTTGGTGCATCAAACCCATCAGGAGCAGGTTCTGTCCAGTTTGGAGGCCAAACAAGCATTGGCGCACCACAGAATCCATCTCCATTTCTGGCTTCTGGTAGTGTTGAATTTGGTGCTGGAGGGAGCTTCTCATTGGGCACCGGTGGCAGTGATAAGTCTGCCAGAAAATTTGTGAAGGTCCGCAAGCAGCGAAGAGATAAGAGCTCCTGA
- the LOC107927563 gene encoding nuclear pore complex protein NUP1 isoform X4, which yields MATAREEGNPYDGAQGAGGKFKKRLFRRTTKTTPYDRPPTSIRNPSGSSNENGWLSKLVDPARRLVTSSAHRLFASVFTKRLPPPPPPTPQLLDSETNREPTENQLDTTSTVPPVVQGDIIECENPTNHSDKGGVAELEEILKQKTFTRSEIDLLTSLLRSRTVDITGVNEEKKSEMIPVVSHDKKEDFLETPVRENGTENHLISTPVARSTVPDEDVASPAELAKAYMGSRPSKVSTSMHGLQNQVPRRDLSSPSNRIFPSKSSMMSLVPRSSGHVGSLGNSFMTPRSRGRSAIYSMARTPYSRVNSSTLIKGTWEHNRISGSGQGVLKRRSSVLDNDIGSVGPIRRIRQKSNLFSSRNLTLPASAAPLSVHVVGTSSAGLDTLAETGGNSSPGISFTTVPSKSSQMASKIFQQLEMLVSPGEKSPSMLSPSMLRGQARKNFSNVDSSKFLENVHDSSKVSGSRIVLTDFQDSVSNKHDKVKKNVSTLVSLPDKQVPAVNGVDSNSLMKDNRPSVRAADSSGIKSVIQLSQEKSQAFQMSAHEDYLDLDDGDYSIGATPARFGEWRERADNSVNGSAAVNRNPGMRTSNGSPVVEKNSSITFPVVQVANSSVQSAFLGSQSTQAAKEDAFSTESNASPMVSIVEKVAPVPSDAAVTTFGFASRNVGEVLSITGSSGVKLAKSSDQELDYSSSFATTAPGVTNHLSEKTDRGSTMNGIFRTPETALTSAVSTSNFKFGASADGSAVNNGSFSSSSFSFSSPVASLVPINGRSSSSATATNNDSPATATTSASATVNPTICHTSIPSVETSIPSFTASPVFKFSSSGDPSTSGEATKSKTQDTSLGNVGIFPSSSTFAFTCSGSSAVSSTTGTTAVFTSSGNSSFSGTSSTITNSGSGFFSSTFTTVMGTGSSIFGSSYSTISTGSSIFGGTSMPVAGTGNSTFSTKSAIKGSGSNIFGFGAPAAPTSTALTQGLNPFNAADNQASAAGTGIGSSTHSTPIQFSSSASSPSFGLAGNATFSSGSSIFGSSASVAKPFSSGASFGISSSSLETNSLNSSSGIAGGAFGSNWQAPKTPTFGSSSGFSFGSSTSVSAPSIAPTIFGLSTGASSSSIFSFTSAAAATPSQPVFGNTSPGLVFGSTPSSNNDQMEDSMAEDTVQASPTVVTFSQQPISSPASGFVFGASNPSGAGSVQFGGQTSIGAPQNPSPFLASGSVEFGAGGSFSLGTGGSDKSARKFVKVRKQRRDKSS from the exons ATGGCGACGGCGCGTGAGGAGGGGAACCCCTACGACGGCGCACAAGGAGCAGGTGGAAAATTCAAAAAACGGCTGTTTCGGAGAACAACAAAAACTACGCCATACGATCGACCACCGACCTCAATAAGAAACCCCAGCGGTTCCAGCAATGAAAATGGTTGGTTATCGAAATTAGTGGATCCAGCGCGGAGGCTTGTTACTTCCAGTGCTCACAGGCTCTTCGCCTCCGTCTTTACGAAGCGCCTCCCTCCTCCGCCACCTCCTACACCGCAACTGCTGGACTCTG AGACTAATCGGGAACCAACGGAGAATCAACTGGACACAACTTCAACA GTTCCTCCTGTTGTGCAAGGAGACATCATAGAATGCGAGAATCCCACTAATCATTCCGATAAAGGTGGAGTTGCTGAACTTGAGGAAATTTTAAAGCAGAAGACTTTTACCAG ATCTGAAATTGATCTTTTGACAAGTTTACTGCGTTCAAGAACAGTTGATATTACTGGTGTTAATGAAGAAAAGAAGTCTGAAATGATCCCAGTGGTATCACATGACAAGAAAGAAGATTTTCTGGAGACCCCAGTTAGAGAAAATGGCACTGAGAACCATCTTATTTCAACACCTGTTGCCAGATCAACT GTTCCTGATGAGGATGTTGCTTCACCTGCTGAGCTTGCAAAAGCTTACATGGGTAGTAGGCCTTCAAAGGTATCCACATCAATGCATGGATTACAAAATCAAGTGCCTAGGAGAGATTTATCTTCACCGAGCAATAGAATCTTCCCTTCTAAGTCTTCCATGATGTCACTTGTGCCAAGATCTTCTGGCCATGTTGGGAGTCTTGGAAACAGTTTCATGACCCCAAGATCACGGGGCAGGTCTGCGATATATAGTATGGCACGAACACCTTATTCCAGAGTTAACTCATCAACTCTCATCAAG GGTACATGGGAGCACAATAGAATTTCTGGCTCCGGGCAGGGG GTTTTGAAGCGCAGGAGTTCAGTATTAGACAATGATATAGGATCAGTTGGCCCAATTCGGCGGATTCGTCAAAAATCAAATCTCTTTTCTTCAAGAAACTTGACTTTACCTGCTTCTGCTGCCCCTCTATCTGTGCATGTGGTTGGCACTAGTTCAGCTGGTTTAGATACTCTAGCTGAGACTGGGGGTAACAGCAGTCCTGGCATAAGTTTTACCACTGTTCCATCCAAGTCCAGTCAGATGGCTTCAAAAATATTCCAGCAACTGGAAATGTTGGTCTCCCCAGGGGAAAAATCACCCTCTATGTTGTCACCATCTATGCTACGTGGGCAGGCTCGTAAAAACTTTTCGAATGTAGATTCTTCAAAATTTCTGGAGAACGTGCATGATTCAAGTAAGGTGAGTGGTTCTCGCATTGTATTGACTGATTTTCAAGACTCCGTGTCTAACAAGCATGATAAGGTTAAAAAAAATGTCTCAACGTTGGTTTCTCTCCCTGACAAGCAAGTTCCTGCAGTAAATGGTGTAGATAGTAATAGTTTAATGAAGGATAATAGGCCTAGTGTTAGAGCTGCTGATTCCAGTGGTATCAAGTCTGTCATACAGTTATCTCAGGAAAAGAGTCAGGCTTTTCAGATGAGTGCACATGAG GATTATCTGGATCTGGATGATGGTGACTATTCTATTGGAGCCACACCTGCTAGATTTGGTGAATGGAGGGAAAGGGCAGATAATTCTGTTAACGGAA GTGCTGCAGTCAATCGAAATCCTGGAATGAGAACATCTAATGGATCTCCAGTTGTTGAAAAGAATTCCAGTATTACTTTTCCAGTAGTACAGGTGGCCAACTCATCTGTGCAGTCAGCGTTTTTGGGATCTCAGTCAACTCAAGCAGCCAAAGAAGATGCTTTCTCTACAGAATCAAATGCTTCTCCTATGGTTAGCATTGTGGAGAAAGTTGCACCAGTGCCGTCAGATGCTGCTGTTACCACATTTGGCTTTGCCTCTAGAAATGTTGGTGAGGTTTTATCTATTACTGGATCTTCAGGTGTTAAGCTTGCCAAAAGTTCAGACCAAGAACTAGATTACTCAAGCAG CTTCGCCACTACAGCTCCTGGTGTAACCAATCACTTGTCAGAAAAAACTGATAGAGGAAGCACTATGAATGGGATCTTTAGGACACCTGAAACTGCACTCACCTCTGCTGTTTCAACATCTAACTTCAAGTTTGGTGCCTCAGCAGATGGTTCTGCTGTAAATAATGGGTCTTTTTCTTCTagttctttttcattctcttcaccAGTGGCTTCTCTAGTCCCAATTAATGGTCGAAGTTCATCCAGTGCAACTGCCACCAATAATGACTCTCCTGCTACTGCCACCACTTCTGCAAGTGCAACTGTGAATCCCACTATATGCCATACCAGCATCCCCTCTGTGGAGACTTCAATCCCTTCCTTTACAGCTTCACCTGTTTTCAAGTTTTCATCCTCTGGGGACCCATCAACTTCAGGGGAAGCAACCAAATCTAAGACCCAGGATACAAGTCTTGGCAATGTAGGGATTTTCCCTTCCAGTAGTACGTTTGCTTTTACTTGCTCTGGAAGTAGTGCTGTGAGCAGCACTACTGGTACAACAGCTGTATTCACGAGCTCTGGAAATAGCAGTTTCAGTGGTACATCTTCCACCATTACAAACTCTGGAAGTGGCTTTTTCAGCAGCACATTTACCACAGTGATGGGCACAGGCAGTAGTATCTTTGGCAGTTCATATTCAACTATAAGCACAGGTAGTAGCATTTTTGGGGGTACATCAATGCCAGTAGCTGGTACAGGAAATAGTACTTTTTCCACTAAATCTGCAATCAAGGGCTCTGGAAGCAACATCTTTGGATTTGGTGCTCCAGCTGCACCCACATCTACTGCACTGACTCAGGGTTTAAATCCTTTTAATGCTGCTGATAACCAAGCATCCGCAGCAGGAACTGGCATTGGTTCCTCAACCCATAGCACACCTATTCAGTTCTCTTCATCTGCATCATCTCCATCCTTTGGATTGGCTGGGAATGCAACCTTTTCCTCTGGCAGTTCAATTTTTGGGTCATCAGCATCAGTGGCTAAACCTTTTAGTTCAGGTGCAAGTTTTGGAATAAGTTCTTCCTCTTTAGAAACCAACTCTCTGAACTCTAGCAGTGGCATTGCTGGTGGTGCATTTGGTTCCAATTGGCAAGCCCCCAAGACACCCACATTTGGGTCATCATCGGGATTTTCCTTTGGATCATCAACTTCTGTTAGTGCTCCTAGCATTGCACCTACTATCTTTGGGTTATCCACCGGTGCCTCCTCAAGTTCCATATTTTCTTTCACTTCGGCAGCAGCTGCTACTCCATCACAGCCTGTGTTTGGTAACACTAGTCCGGGCTTGGTGTTTGGGTCAACACCCTCTAGTAATAATGATCAAATGGAAGATAGTATGGCAGAGGACACAGTTCAGGCTTCACCGACTGTTGTGACATTTAGTCAACAGCCAATCTCATCACCTGCTTCTGGGTTTGTTTTTGGTGCATCAAACCCATCAGGAGCAGGTTCTGTCCAGTTTGGAGGCCAAACAAGCATTGGCGCACCACAGAATCCATCTCCATTTCTGGCTTCTGGTAGTGTTGAATTTGGTGCTGGAGGGAGCTTCTCATTGGGCACCGGTGGCAGTGATAAGTCTGCCAGAAAATTTGTGAAGGTCCGCAAGCAGCGAAGAGATAAGAGCTCCTGA
- the LOC107927563 gene encoding nuclear pore complex protein NUP1 isoform X2 → MATAREEGNPYDGAQGAGGKFKKRLFRRTTKTTPYDRPPTSIRNPSGSSNENGWLSKLVDPARRLVTSSAHRLFASVFTKRLPPPPPPTPQLLDSETNREPTENQLDTTSTVPPVVQGDIIECENPTNHSDKGGVAELEEILKQKTFTRSEIDLLTSLLRSRTVDITGVNEEKKSEMIPVVSHDKKEDFLETPVRENGTENHLISTPVARSTVPDEDVASPAELAKAYMGSRPSKVSTSMHGLQNQVPRRDLSSPSNRIFPSKSSMMSLVPRSSGHVGSLGNSFMTPRSRGRSAIYSMARTPYSRVNSSTLIKGTWEHNRISGSGQGVLKRRSSVLDNDIGSVGPIRRIRQKSNLFSSRNLTLPASAAPLSVHVVGTSSAGLDTLAETGGNSSPGISFTTVPSKSSQMASKIFQQLEMLVSPGEKSPSMLSPSMLRGQARKNFSNVDSSKFLENVHDSSKVSGSRIVLTDFQDSVSNKHDKVKKNVSTLVSLPDKQVPAVNGVDSNSLMKDNRPSVRAADSSGIKSVIQLSQEKSQAFQMSAHEDYLDLDDGDYSIGATPARFGEWRERADNSVNGSKHAAPETVVEKPSIFSEVMPISGAAVNRNPGMRTSNGSPVVEKNSSITFPVVQVANSSVQSAFLGSQSTQAAKEDAFSTESNASPMVSIVEKVAPVPSDAAVTTFGFASRNVGEVLSITGSSGVKLAKSSDQELDYSSSFATTAPGVTNHLSEKTDRGSTMNGIFRTPETALTSAVSTSNFKFGASADGSAVNNGSFSSSSFSFSSPVASLVPINGRSSSSATATNNDSPATATTSASATVNPTICHTSIPSVETSIPSFTASPVFKFSSSGDPSTSGEATKSKTQDTSLGNVGIFPSSSTFAFTCSGSSAVSSTTGTTAVFTSSGNSSFSGTSSTITNSGSGFFSSTFTTVMGTGSSIFGSSYSTISTGSSIFGGTSMPVAGTGNSTFSTKSAIKGSGSNIFGFGAPAAPTSTALTQGLNPFNAADNQASAAGTGIGSSTHSTPIQFSSSASSPSFGLAGNATFSSGSSIFGSSASVAKPFSSGASFGISSSSLETNSLNSSSGIAGGAFGSNWQAPKTPTFGSSSGFSFGSSTSVSAPSIAPTIFGLSTGASSSSIFSFTSAAAATPSQPVFGNTSPGLVFGSTPSSNNDQMEDSMAEDTVQASPTVVTFSQQPISSPASGFVFGASNPSGAGSVQFGGQTSIGAPQNPSPFLASGSVEFGAGGSFSLGTGGSDKSARKFVKVRKQRRDKSS, encoded by the exons ATGGCGACGGCGCGTGAGGAGGGGAACCCCTACGACGGCGCACAAGGAGCAGGTGGAAAATTCAAAAAACGGCTGTTTCGGAGAACAACAAAAACTACGCCATACGATCGACCACCGACCTCAATAAGAAACCCCAGCGGTTCCAGCAATGAAAATGGTTGGTTATCGAAATTAGTGGATCCAGCGCGGAGGCTTGTTACTTCCAGTGCTCACAGGCTCTTCGCCTCCGTCTTTACGAAGCGCCTCCCTCCTCCGCCACCTCCTACACCGCAACTGCTGGACTCTG AGACTAATCGGGAACCAACGGAGAATCAACTGGACACAACTTCAACA GTTCCTCCTGTTGTGCAAGGAGACATCATAGAATGCGAGAATCCCACTAATCATTCCGATAAAGGTGGAGTTGCTGAACTTGAGGAAATTTTAAAGCAGAAGACTTTTACCAG ATCTGAAATTGATCTTTTGACAAGTTTACTGCGTTCAAGAACAGTTGATATTACTGGTGTTAATGAAGAAAAGAAGTCTGAAATGATCCCAGTGGTATCACATGACAAGAAAGAAGATTTTCTGGAGACCCCAGTTAGAGAAAATGGCACTGAGAACCATCTTATTTCAACACCTGTTGCCAGATCAACT GTTCCTGATGAGGATGTTGCTTCACCTGCTGAGCTTGCAAAAGCTTACATGGGTAGTAGGCCTTCAAAGGTATCCACATCAATGCATGGATTACAAAATCAAGTGCCTAGGAGAGATTTATCTTCACCGAGCAATAGAATCTTCCCTTCTAAGTCTTCCATGATGTCACTTGTGCCAAGATCTTCTGGCCATGTTGGGAGTCTTGGAAACAGTTTCATGACCCCAAGATCACGGGGCAGGTCTGCGATATATAGTATGGCACGAACACCTTATTCCAGAGTTAACTCATCAACTCTCATCAAG GGTACATGGGAGCACAATAGAATTTCTGGCTCCGGGCAGGGG GTTTTGAAGCGCAGGAGTTCAGTATTAGACAATGATATAGGATCAGTTGGCCCAATTCGGCGGATTCGTCAAAAATCAAATCTCTTTTCTTCAAGAAACTTGACTTTACCTGCTTCTGCTGCCCCTCTATCTGTGCATGTGGTTGGCACTAGTTCAGCTGGTTTAGATACTCTAGCTGAGACTGGGGGTAACAGCAGTCCTGGCATAAGTTTTACCACTGTTCCATCCAAGTCCAGTCAGATGGCTTCAAAAATATTCCAGCAACTGGAAATGTTGGTCTCCCCAGGGGAAAAATCACCCTCTATGTTGTCACCATCTATGCTACGTGGGCAGGCTCGTAAAAACTTTTCGAATGTAGATTCTTCAAAATTTCTGGAGAACGTGCATGATTCAAGTAAGGTGAGTGGTTCTCGCATTGTATTGACTGATTTTCAAGACTCCGTGTCTAACAAGCATGATAAGGTTAAAAAAAATGTCTCAACGTTGGTTTCTCTCCCTGACAAGCAAGTTCCTGCAGTAAATGGTGTAGATAGTAATAGTTTAATGAAGGATAATAGGCCTAGTGTTAGAGCTGCTGATTCCAGTGGTATCAAGTCTGTCATACAGTTATCTCAGGAAAAGAGTCAGGCTTTTCAGATGAGTGCACATGAG GATTATCTGGATCTGGATGATGGTGACTATTCTATTGGAGCCACACCTGCTAGATTTGGTGAATGGAGGGAAAGGGCAGATAATTCTGTTAACGGAAGTAAGCATGCTGCTCCTGAAACTGTCGTAGAGAAGCCTTCTATATTTTCTGAAGTTATGCCTATATCAGGTGCTGCAGTCAATCGAAATCCTGGAATGAGAACATCTAATGGATCTCCAGTTGTTGAAAAGAATTCCAGTATTACTTTTCCAGTAGTACAGGTGGCCAACTCATCTGTGCAGTCAGCGTTTTTGGGATCTCAGTCAACTCAAGCAGCCAAAGAAGATGCTTTCTCTACAGAATCAAATGCTTCTCCTATGGTTAGCATTGTGGAGAAAGTTGCACCAGTGCCGTCAGATGCTGCTGTTACCACATTTGGCTTTGCCTCTAGAAATGTTGGTGAGGTTTTATCTATTACTGGATCTTCAGGTGTTAAGCTTGCCAAAAGTTCAGACCAAGAACTAGATTACTCAAGCAG CTTCGCCACTACAGCTCCTGGTGTAACCAATCACTTGTCAGAAAAAACTGATAGAGGAAGCACTATGAATGGGATCTTTAGGACACCTGAAACTGCACTCACCTCTGCTGTTTCAACATCTAACTTCAAGTTTGGTGCCTCAGCAGATGGTTCTGCTGTAAATAATGGGTCTTTTTCTTCTagttctttttcattctcttcaccAGTGGCTTCTCTAGTCCCAATTAATGGTCGAAGTTCATCCAGTGCAACTGCCACCAATAATGACTCTCCTGCTACTGCCACCACTTCTGCAAGTGCAACTGTGAATCCCACTATATGCCATACCAGCATCCCCTCTGTGGAGACTTCAATCCCTTCCTTTACAGCTTCACCTGTTTTCAAGTTTTCATCCTCTGGGGACCCATCAACTTCAGGGGAAGCAACCAAATCTAAGACCCAGGATACAAGTCTTGGCAATGTAGGGATTTTCCCTTCCAGTAGTACGTTTGCTTTTACTTGCTCTGGAAGTAGTGCTGTGAGCAGCACTACTGGTACAACAGCTGTATTCACGAGCTCTGGAAATAGCAGTTTCAGTGGTACATCTTCCACCATTACAAACTCTGGAAGTGGCTTTTTCAGCAGCACATTTACCACAGTGATGGGCACAGGCAGTAGTATCTTTGGCAGTTCATATTCAACTATAAGCACAGGTAGTAGCATTTTTGGGGGTACATCAATGCCAGTAGCTGGTACAGGAAATAGTACTTTTTCCACTAAATCTGCAATCAAGGGCTCTGGAAGCAACATCTTTGGATTTGGTGCTCCAGCTGCACCCACATCTACTGCACTGACTCAGGGTTTAAATCCTTTTAATGCTGCTGATAACCAAGCATCCGCAGCAGGAACTGGCATTGGTTCCTCAACCCATAGCACACCTATTCAGTTCTCTTCATCTGCATCATCTCCATCCTTTGGATTGGCTGGGAATGCAACCTTTTCCTCTGGCAGTTCAATTTTTGGGTCATCAGCATCAGTGGCTAAACCTTTTAGTTCAGGTGCAAGTTTTGGAATAAGTTCTTCCTCTTTAGAAACCAACTCTCTGAACTCTAGCAGTGGCATTGCTGGTGGTGCATTTGGTTCCAATTGGCAAGCCCCCAAGACACCCACATTTGGGTCATCATCGGGATTTTCCTTTGGATCATCAACTTCTGTTAGTGCTCCTAGCATTGCACCTACTATCTTTGGGTTATCCACCGGTGCCTCCTCAAGTTCCATATTTTCTTTCACTTCGGCAGCAGCTGCTACTCCATCACAGCCTGTGTTTGGTAACACTAGTCCGGGCTTGGTGTTTGGGTCAACACCCTCTAGTAATAATGATCAAATGGAAGATAGTATGGCAGAGGACACAGTTCAGGCTTCACCGACTGTTGTGACATTTAGTCAACAGCCAATCTCATCACCTGCTTCTGGGTTTGTTTTTGGTGCATCAAACCCATCAGGAGCAGGTTCTGTCCAGTTTGGAGGCCAAACAAGCATTGGCGCACCACAGAATCCATCTCCATTTCTGGCTTCTGGTAGTGTTGAATTTGGTGCTGGAGGGAGCTTCTCATTGGGCACCGGTGGCAGTGATAAGTCTGCCAGAAAATTTGTGAAGGTCCGCAAGCAGCGAAGAGATAAGAGCTCCTGA